The following are encoded in a window of Gymnogyps californianus isolate 813 unplaced genomic scaffold, ASM1813914v2 HiC_scaffold_32, whole genome shotgun sequence genomic DNA:
- the RAPGEF3 gene encoding LOW QUALITY PROTEIN: rap guanine nucleotide exchange factor 3 (The sequence of the model RefSeq protein was modified relative to this genomic sequence to represent the inferred CDS: inserted 1 base in 1 codon) — MHLFRSSSYEIRLEGEGGNLPRIQGIRWTPLLDTESTLDYGHSLTQASSEKIWRAGKVLFIHLTSTRPGLIRDHKHHLRHHRQCCSGKELVDWLLSAGLAVQTRSQAVGICQVLVDGGVLTHVKQEWHFQDKDTQFYRFAELELSPEPGAGLRDAEELLEALAFLAQLGPDALLTMALRKPPSQRTEDELELIFEELLHIKAVAHLSNSVKRELASVLMFESHQRAGTVLFSQGDKGTSWYIIWKGSVNVVTHGKGLVATLHEGDDFGQLALVNDAPRAATIILREDNCHFLRVDKQDFNHILKDVEANTMRLKEHGKVVLVLQKNLQGGSSQPATAYFVMAGTPEKILEHLLEFMRLDATLYDPVDTLLGDFLLTYTVFMPTSQLCRALLHHFRAELLEGSEQEKATYSLHKRRKILRLVSQWVLLYGRLLQGDRSTMALLQNLADLASRDPRLGGLVQEQAQDRRRPRALENGDGSVSPQPKAQSSVNWLTSQEEAILNSSCALRAQDKVPYEIYRADHSCLITVLPVNASVRDVLRSLAPRLGRDREHILVKVNSAGDKVGLQLDAVGVFTALGLNERLFAVSVEELGSLTPHPEQLGPHVGSSETLDLISSKDLASHLTDYDWNLFKSIHQVEMIHYIVGPQKFHDMTTANLERVMRRFNELQYWVATELCLCPEVGRRAQLLRKFIKLAAHLKEQKNLNSFFAVMFGVSNTAVSRLAKTWERLPHKIRKLHSALERMLDPSWNHRVYRLAVAKLXPPIIPFVPLLLKDMTFIHEGNRTLSENLINFEKMHMMAKTVRVLQRCRGHAHAPLSPLRNRSPHRPEDPKAVRISTCSEQSLSVRSPVSTWAYLQHLRAIDSQKELLRLSHDLES, encoded by the exons ACCCCGCTTTTGGACACTGAATCCACCCTGGACTATGGACACAGCCTTACCCAG GCATCCTCGGAGAAGATCTGGCGAGCGGGGAAGGTCCTCTTCATCCACCTCACCAGCACCCGCCCCGGCCTCATCCGGGACCACAAGCATCACCTGCGGCACCACAG gcagtgctgctccGGGAAGGAGCTGGTGGACTGGCTGCTGAGCGCCGGGCTCGCCGTCCAGACACGCAGCCAAGCCGTTGGCATCTGCCAGGTGCTGGTGGACGGAGGTGTCCTGACGCACG TGAAGCAGGAGTGGCATTTCCAGGACAAGGACACCCAGTTTTATCGTTTTGCCGAGCTGGAGCTGAGCCCCGAGCCCGGCGCCGGGCTCCGGGATgcggaggagctgctggaggcacTGGCCTTCCTGGCCCAGCTGGGTCCCGACGCGCTGCTCACCATGGCCCTGCGCAAGCC GCCTTCCCAGCGCACGGAGGACGAGCTGGAGCTCATATTTGAGGAGCTCCTCCACATCAAAGCCGTGGCTCATCTCTCCAACTCG GTGAAGCGGGAGCTGGCGTCCGTGCTGATGTTCGAGTCGCACCAGAGAGCAGGCACCGTGC TGTTCAGCCAAGGAGATAAAGGAACGTCATGGTACATCATCTGGAAGGGCTCGGTGAACGTCGTCACCCACGGCAAG GGCTTGGTGGCCACCCTGCACGAGGGGGATGACTTTGGGCAGCTGGCGCTGGTGAACGACGCGCCCCGCGCGGCCACCATCATCTTACGGGAGGACAACTGCCACTTCCTCCGCGTGGACAAGCAGGACTTCAACCACATCCTCAAG GATGTGGAGGCCAACACCATGCGCCTGAAGGAGCACGGGAAGGTGGTGCTTGTCCTGCAGAAAAACCTGCAgggtggcagcagccagccGGCCACGGC GTACTTCGTGATGGCTGGGACACCGGAGAAGATCCTCGAGCATCTGCTGGAGTTCATGAGGCTCGATGCCACGCTCTACGACCCCGTGG ATACCCTGCTGGGGGATTTCCTGCTGACGTACACCGTGTTCATGCCGACCTCGCAGCTCTGCCGAGCTCTGCTGCACCA TTTCCGCGCGGAGCTGCTGGAAGGCTCGGAGCAGGAGAAGGCCACCTACTCCCTGCACAAGCGCCGGAAGATCCTGCGGCTGGTGAGCCAGTGGGTGCTGCTCTACGGGCGGCTGCTGCAGGGCGACCGCAGCACCATGGCTCTGCTGCAG AACCTCGCAGACCTGGCGAGCCGGGACCCCCGCCTGGGCGGGCTGGTCCAGGAGCAAGCGCAGGACCGCCGGCGGCCCCGAGC GCTGGAGAACGGAGACGGCAGTGTTTCTCCCCAGCCCAAG GCTCAGAGCTCGGTGAACTGGCTCACAAGCCAGGAGGAGGCGATTTTGAACAGCAGCTGTGCCTTAAGAGCCCAGGACAAAG TGCCCTACGAGATCTACAGAGCGGACCACTCGTGCCTGATCACGGTGCTGCCCGTCAACGCCTCGGTGCGGGACGTCCTGCGGTCCCTCGCCCCCCGGCTCGGCCGGGACAGGGAGCACATCCTTGTGAAGGTGAATTCGGCCGGAG ATAAAGTGGGGCTGCAGCTGGACGCCGTGGGGGTGTTCACGGCGCTGGGGCTCAATGAGAGGCTCTTCGCCGTGAGCgtggaggagctgggcagcctG ACCCCTCACCCTGAGCAGCTGGGCCCCCACGTCGGCTCCTCAGAGACCCTGGACCTCATCAGCTCCAAGGACCTGGCCAGCCACCTCACCGACTACGACTGGAACCTCTTCAAGAGCATCCACCAG GTGGAAATGATCCACTACATCGTCGGGCCGCAGAAGTTTCACGACATGACCACGGCCAACCTGGAGCGGGTCATGCGGCGCTTCAACGAGCTGCAGTACTGGGTGGCCACGGAGCTGTGCCTCTGCCCCGAGGTGGGCAGGCGAGCCCAGCTCCTCCGCAAGTTCATCAAGCTGGCCGCACA CCTCAAGGAGCAGAAGAACCTGAATTCCTTCTTCGCGGTGATGTTTGGTGTGAGCAACACGGCCGTCAGCCGCCTGGCCAAGACCTGGGAG AGGCTGCCCCATAAGATCCGGAAGCTGCACTCGGCGCTGGAGCGGATGCTG GACCCGTCGTGGAACCACAGGGTCTATCGCCTGGCCGTCGCCAAGC AGCCCCCCATCATCCCCTTCGtccccctcctcctcaaag ACATGACGTTCATCCACGAGGGCAATCGCACGCTGTCCGAGAACCTCATCAACTTTGAGAAGATG CACATGATGGCAAAGACCGTGCGTGTCCTGCAGCGCTGCCGGGGCCACGCGCATG CTCCGCTCTCCCCGCTGCGAAATCGCTCCCCGCACCGGCCGGAGGACCCCAAGGCCGTCAGGATCTCCACGT GCTCGGAGCAGTCCCTGAGCGTGCGGAGCCCTGTCTCCACCTGGGCGTACCTGCAGCACCTGAGAGCCATCGACAGCCAGAAGGAGCTGCTGCGGCTCTCCCACGACCTGGAGTCCTGA
- the ENDOU gene encoding uridylate-specific endoribonuclease produces MKTWILLVGAGIALGYLYTAPDSCKGRCEEPYNKEDECHCNAECERYHNCCEDYYRHCRPEGFSRSWDAITDEDLLHVSEQLYGADHNKARPTDIAINPQYQASPDETGDKEDRSPQPLYRYVNEELFSKPTYASFIKLLDNYQRVTGREEDVTAEELREQDNFLKEVMKTELMKKLFAFLHKKNRYSSEQEFVADLKEMWFGLYSRGDGEQDSSGFEHVFSGEVKKGKVSGFHNWIRFYLLEKQGIVNYFSHNFNGPWDTYPDVLGLQFSWDGFYKEVGSAFIGCSPEFEFGLYTLCFIARPGRACHLSLGGYSLSIQTYAWTKSTYGNGKKYIATAYVISP; encoded by the exons ATGAAGACCTGGATCCTCCTTGTCGGGGCAGGAATAGCGCTGGGCT ACCTGTACACGGCCCCTGACTCCTGCAAGGGACGCTGCGAGGAGCCCTACAACAAGGAGGATGAGTGCCACTGCAATGCCGAGTGCGAGAGGTACCACAACTGCTGTGAGGATTACTACAGGCACTGCCGACCCG AGGGTTTCTCCAGGAGCTGGGACGCCATCACCGACGAGGACCTCCTGCACGTCTCGGAGCAGCTTTACGGGGCAGATCACAACAAAGCCCGGCCGACTGACATCGCCATTAACCCCCAGTACCAGGCCTCCCCCGACGAGACGGGTGACAAGGAGGACCGCTCCCCGCAGCC GCTCTACAGATATGTCAACGAGGAGCTCTTCTCCAAACCCACCTACGCGAGCTTCATTAAACTGCTGGACAACTACCAGAGGGTgactggcagggaggaggacgTGACGGCGGAGGAACTGAGGGAGCAGGACAACTTCCTCAAGGAGGTGATGAAAACCGAGCTCATGAAGAAACTCTTCGCCTTCCTCCACAAAAAAA ACCGCTACAGCTCTGAGCAGGAGTTCGTCGCCGATTTGAAGGAGATGTGGTTCGGCCTCTACTCCAGAGGCGACGGCGAGCAGGACTCCAGCGGCTTCGAGCACGTCTTCTCAG GGGAggtgaaaaaagggaaagtgtCTGGATTTCACAACTGGATTCGCTTCTACCTCCTTGAAAAGCAGGGCATCGTCAACTACTTCAGCCACAACTTCAACGGGCCG TGGGACACCTACCCCGACGTGCTGGGGCTGCAGTTCAGCTGGGACGGCTTTTACAAGGAGGTGGGCTCTGCCTTCATCGGCTGCAGCCCCGAGTTCGAATTTGGCCTGTACACGCTGTGCTTCATCGCGCGTCCTGGGAGGGC ATGTCACCTGAGCCTGGGCGGCTACAGCCTCAGCATCCAGACCTACGCCTGGACCAAGTCCACCTACGGCAACGGCAAGAAGTACATCGCCACCGCCTACGTGATCTCGCCCtga